The genome window CCTCAAAATCGACCTGCGCGTGTCATCCTCGACCAACGAGAGCGACAGCGATTACGTCAATACCTACGCGGTGAAGCCCTTGAACGCCTTCGATAGCCGCGCGCGCCAGCACAGCGAGACGGGCAACCGCATTGTCGACTTCAGCGGCGACTATGAGCGTCCGCTGGCGGGCGGCACGGCCAAGCTGGGCTACAAGGTGGCCGATAACAAGAGCAGTTTCGATACTTTATATACAGACATCAACCCGGCCAACCTGGCGGAGACCATCAACCCCATGCGCAGCAACCGTTTCGAGCTCGACGAGCGCACCATCGCGCTGTACGGCTCCTACCAGATGCGCCTGACCGAGCGCTGGGGCGCGCTGGCCGGCTTGCGTGCCGAATATACGGACTTGAACGTGCGCCAGATCACGGGCGGCGTCGAGGCCGGCAACAACTACGTCAACTACATCCCCAGCCTGTTCGCCACGTATAAAGTCAGCGACGAGAGCAATTTGCGCTTCAGCTATGCGCACCGCCTGCGTCGCCCCAGCGCGGGCGACCTGAACCCGTACGTAATCTACCGCGACGAGTTCAATGTGTCGGCCGGCAATCCGAAGCTGAAACCCACGCAGACGGATTCATTCGAGATCGGCTATGAAACCAAATTGTTTGGCCTGGAAAGCAGCTTGCGCGCCTACCACCGGCGCGACACGGATGCCATCGTCGATTACCGTTACTTTATCAGCGACAATGTGCTGCTGACCACGCGCGAAAACGGCGCAGGCAGCCATTCGAGCGGCCTGGAGTTCAGCGTCAGCGGCAAGCTGACGCCATCGCTGACCCTGAACACGAGCGGCAACCTGGCGCGCAGCCAGCAGACCAGTTCCGACGACCTGGGCAACCGCAGCACGCGCACGGCGAATGCCCTGAGCGGCCGCGCGCGCCTGAATTACCAGTTCGATGCGGCGAATCAGCTGCAGCTGGCCCTGCAAATGCAGGGCAAGATGCTGTCGGGGCAGGGTTATCGCTCGCCGAACAATACCTTGAATATGAGCTGGCGCCATACGGTGACGCCGCAGCTGAGCCTGGTCATGAACGTGACCGATGTGTTCAGCAGCAACAAGATGGAAACCGTCATCAACAGCGCTTCCCTGCGCGAGACGAGCACGCGGCGCTTTGATGGACGGATGATTTATGTGGGGCTGTCGTACCGCCTGGGCGGTGCCACGTCGGCGGCGAAAGAGGGCGAGCGCGAACCGCGTTTCGGTCCGCCGGGCGGACGGGGGCCGGGTGGCCCTGGCGGTCCCGGCCCGGGTGGGCCGGGAGGCGAAGCAGGCTAGGCCGCCAGCGCGATCTCGTGCAGGAAGTAGATGAAATCGTCCGTATGGAGCTCGAAGCGCCATCCGCCCGTGCCATGTTCGGCGCGGTACACGGGCAAGTCGCCGTCGATGCTTCTTTCTTCCAGGTCCACGCAGTACGGGTCGCCGCCCGCATCGGCTATCACCACCAGCTTCGGCGGCCAGGCCGCGATTTTGCGAAGGCTCACGGCATGGACGGAGTAGCCGTGCTGGGCCTTGACCAGCTCGGCCGCGCCGTACAGGTGCAGGCCCTGGGGGAAGCGCTTGCCGTCGACATGCACGCGCAGCGGCGAATACCATTCCAGGAAGCGGCGGTAGATTTCCGGCAAGACCCAGTGCGCGTCGATCTCGGCCATGTCCGCGGCGCTGGCGAGCGTCAGCCAGTTCGACGGTTGCGCCAGGTCCTGTTCGCGCTGGCGCCGCAGCGCCAGTTTTCGCTCCAGGAAGGTGGCGGCCATTTCCAGGCGCGACAGCGGCCGGGTCAGCGTCTCATGCGTGACGGGCGCCTTGTAGCCGGCACCGTCAGGATAGCCGTCCGCTTGCCAGGCCAGCACGGCATTGAGCCGCAGCTGCTCTGCCTTCCAGTGGCCGGGATCGGACGGCAAGCCCTGGTCAAACGGCTGGCGGCTGAACACGGCCAGGCTCTTGATCGCCTTGGCGCGCACTTCCAGGCGCGTGGCGCCGGACGCTGCCAGCGCCACCAGTGGCGCATACGCCTCCACGCCTGTACTTTTCAGCAAGCCATCGACGCCCCAGTACGCCAGTGTGGGCTGCTCCAGTGCCCAGGCGAAAAAGGCCGCATGTTGACGGCCTTCCACCAGGTGCACGATATCCGCCATCAAAAAGCTGCGCCAGTGCAGCAGTTGTCCATCGCGCGCATACGCCGTCAGGATATCGAGCACGGCCAGCCGGTCGTCGGGCGCATGCTTTTTCAGCAGCCGCTCTTTCAGCCGGGCGAACTTGCTGCCATCCGTTTCGTCAAACAGCTTGCGGTGCAGGGCGGCCAGCGGTGCGACCGCCATCAGACGGCCATTGCCGCCTTGATGGGCGCATGGTGTTCATAGCCTTCCAGCGAGAAATCCGACGGCTCGATCTTTTCCAGCCATTCCGGCTCGTACTTGCCCGTCTTCGCGTAGTCGGGCACGCGCTCGGAAATGACGAAACGGGGCGCCGGGAACGGCGTGCGCTTCAATTGTTCTTCCACCATGTCGAGGTGGTTTTCATAGATGTGCGCGTCGCCGATGAAATACGTGAACCAGCGCGGCGTGTAGCCGGTCAGGCGCGCCACCAGGTGCAGCAGGGCGGCGCCTTCGGCGATGTTGAACGGCGTGCCCAGGCCGATATCGTTGCTGCGCACATATAAACACAGCGAGATTTCGCGCGTGCTGGCGTTCGGGATGAACTGGTACAGCAAGTGGCAGGCGGGCAGGGTGACGGCGTCCAGCACGGCCGGGTTCCAGCCGTGGAACAGGATGCGCCGGCTGCCCGGGTTCGTCATGATGGTATCGAGGCACTCGCGCAACTGGTCGACGGCCTTGTACAGCAGCACTTTTTGCACGCCATCCTCGACGAGGGGGGCGATCAAGGTAAAACCGTTCGCTTGCGCGTCGGCAATTTGCGCGGGCTGGTCGGCGGCCAGCAGTTTATACGCGGGCCACTGGCGCCATTGCACGCCGTACACGGGGCCCAGGTCATCCTCGCCTTCGCGGTAGGGATTGGCCAGCCATTGCGCGTTTTCATTGGCGTTCTGGTCCCATACCTTGCAGCCCAGCGCGCGGAACTCGGCCGCGTTGCGCGAGGCGCGCAAAAAGGCGCACAATTCGCCGATCACGGATTTGAAAGCCAGTTTCTTGGTCGTCACGGCAGGGAAGTTGCCGTTGGCCAAGTCGAAACGCATCATGGCGCCCGGCACGCTCAGGGTGCGGATGCCCGTGCGGTTGTCTTGCCAGCTGCCCGTTTCGAGCACGGTCTTGATCAAATCTTGATATTGCTGCATGTATTTCTCCAACGGTAAGGATGGTGATTGTAACGCAGGCGCGACAGGCGGGCTGCCGTCCGCACACATAAATGCGCTGCCGTTTCCCCTGCAAACATGACTCTGTGGTAATTTGTGTGTCCTTCAAGAAATACACAGAAACGGCAGATGCTGCACCATGTTCTTGCGACAATTTGTGAATAGTAATAACGCCGCCGTGGTGGAGATGAGCAGGGCCGACTTTCTCAAGGCTAACCTGCGCCTGATCCTGGCCTGGCCCTTGCTGGGGCTGGTCTTGTGCGCGGTACTGTGGACGGCCACCTTGCTGCAGCTGGAGGCGGAAAAGAAGGTGGCGCAGCAGCAGGCGCTCGACAGCGTGTCTTCCCTGTCGAAAGCGTATGGCCAGTATCTGCTGCGCACGCTGGAACAGATGGATCAGCTGACCTTGCAGCTCAAGTATGAGTGGGAAAATTCGCGCGGCCAGCTGCGCCTCGATCAATTGAAGACGCAGGGCATGTATGCCTTGCCGCAATTTGCCATCGTCGCCATCCTCGATCGCAAGGGCCACCCCGTGACGGCCACGGCGCCGCTGCAGCAGCTGCGCGTCAACGAGCGCAGCGATTTCCTGCTGCGCCACTGGCGCAGCAATTCCAGCGCGCTGCGCATCGCGCTGGGGAAGGCCATTGCCGCCAGCGAGGCCACGGTGCCCGGCACCGACGAAAGCCTCGTGCATTTCACGCGCCGGCTGGAAGACGAGGATGGCAATTTTGACGGCGTGCTGCTCATTTCCATTCATTCCAGCTATTTTTCCGAATTCTATAACAGTGTCAATTTTGGCAAGTTCGGCATGTCCGCCATGGTGGGCGAGGAGGGCGAGCTATTCAGCACGCGCCTCGGTGCGCGCGTGTTGCCGACACAGAACGGTGAAGGCACGCCGTTTCTCGACACCAGCTTCCTGGAAACGGAGAGCGGCGCCATGCATTCTGGCGGCAGGATCGCTTTTTCCGACAAGCAAAGCCGTTATGTAGGCTGGCAGGCGCTGAAAGCCTATCCGTTTACGGCTGTGGTCGGCCTGTCGGACGGCGAAATGCTGCACCCCTACGAAGAAACGCGCACCATATATATCGGCATCGCGCTGGCCGTCACCGTGCTGCTGCTGGCCTTTGCCGCCGTCGCCACGGTGCTGTCGCTGCGCCTGGCGTGGCGCCACCACCAGTCCGAAGGCGTGCGCAATGCCTACCGCATGGCCACCGAAGGCACGAGCGACGGCTTTTACATCATTGCCGCCCTGCGCGGCGCGGATGGCAGCATCCTCGACTTCGAGATGGTCGACTGCAACGAGCCGGGCGCCCGCTACTTCGGCGTGCGGCGTGAACAATTGCTGGGCATGCGCCTGCAGTCGCGCGCCCATGAGCCGTATTTCCGCGATCTGATCCATAACTACCGGGCCGCCATGCAGTCCGGCTTTTCCGAAGAAGAGATCGAGTTGCCAGAGGGCAACCCTTTCAAGCTGCGCTGGATACGCCGGCGCCTGGTGCGCAGCGGCGACCGCCTGGCCGTCACGCTGCAAGACATCAGCACGGCCAAGGAGCACGAACGTGACTTGCGCCGCCTGGCCAATGAAGACGGCTTGACGGGCTTGCCCAACCGCTACTGGCTGCAGCAATTCCTGCCCGGCGCCCTGGGGCGCGCCGCCATCGCGGGGCAGATGCTGGCGCTGCTGTTCATCGACCTCGATGGTTTCAAGGATATCAACGATACGCAGGGCCACGCCGAAGGCGACAAGGTGCTGCGCGCCGCCTCCTTGCGCCTGAAGGCCGTGCTGCGGCCGGGCGACCATGTGGTGCGCCTGGGCGGCGACGAATTCGTCGTCGTGCTCGACCCGGTGGAGGACGACAGCCGCGCCGAACAGGTGGCGCAGCGCATCGCCATCGCCTTCGACGAACCGTTTTACCTGGGCAGCGAACGCCACAAGATGGGCGCCTCGATCGGCATCAGCCTGTATCCGCGCGACGGCGCCGAGACGGAAGTGCTGCTGAAGAATGCCGATATCGCCATGTACGCCGTGAAAGTGGCGGGCAAGGGCCACCACCGCTTCTTCCAGCCGGAATTGTTCGAAACCATCCGCAACCGCCGCGAACTCGAGCAAAGCCTGGTGACGGCGCTGGAGCAGGACCAGTTCCTCGTCGTCTACCAGCCGCGGGTCGACGCCATGAGCGGCCAGTTGTGCAGCATGGAGGCGCTGGTGCGCTGGCACCACCCGCAGCATGGCATGGTGCCGCCGCTGGAATTCATCCCCGTGGCCGAGAGCAGCGGCCTGATTTCGCAGCTGGGCGAGGTCGTCATCGAGAAGGTCTGCCTGCAAATGGCGCGCTGGCAGGCCAGCGGGCTGGAACTGGTGCCCGTATCGATCAACGTCTCGGCGCGCCAGTTCGGCCGCGGCGACGTGCACCAGGTGCTGGCGTCCGCGCTGACGCGCCACCGCATCGATGCGCGGCTGATCGAGGTGGAAATCACGGAATCGGCCATGATGGATGAGCAGAACCGCGCCGTGGAGCAGCTGTCGGCCATCCGCGCGCTGGGCGTGCGTCTGCTGGTCGACGATTTCGGCACCGGCTATTCTTCGCTGTCGCAGCTGCAGAAGTTCGCCATGGATGGCTTGAAGATCGACCGCGCCTTCACCATGGAGCTGGGCCGTTCGGAGCAGGGCGAGGTCTTCGTGCGCGCCATCCTGTCGATGGCGCATGCGCTGGGCATGAGCGTGGTGGCCGAAGGGGTGGAGACGCGCGAGCAGCTCGACATCCTGCGCGCGCTGCAATGCAACGAAGTGCAGGGCTATTTCATTTCGCGCCCCGTGCCGGCCGAACAGATGCTGGGGCTGATGCAGCAGCGCTTTCTGATACCGCTTCCAGCCCCCGTCATACCCCCTGCAGCCCCGTGATGGGCGAGAAAAACAACGCTGTTTCATAAAAAGAGCGAACGTTCGCTTTTTTTTAAAAAATATTATATGCTTCGCTCATGCCGTCAGTGAATTGGAGTTCACGGCGGCAAGAACAGTGCAAGACGGGTGAGGTTGAGCTACCCGAGACCATGTGACGAAGACACTTCATATAATAAAGAGAGACTAACTTGAAACATAAATATCTGCCCCTCCTCATCGCTGTCGCATGCGCCGGCTTGGCTTCCACCGCCCAGGCATCGGGCTACCGTTTCGGTTCGCAAAGCGTTTCCGCCCAGGGTACGGCCGATGCCAGCGGCGCCGAAGCGGCCGACTCTTCGACCATTTTCTACAACCCGGCCGGCCTGTCGCGCCTGGAGGGCACGCAGTTCGTGGGCGGCGGCACCCTGGTGGTACCGCATTCGACGTTCCAGGACAAGGGATCCTTCAATTTCACGGGCAAGCCCACGGGCGGCACGACCAAGGACTACGTGCCGAATGCGGTCTTTGCGCCAGCCGTGTATGCCAGCAAAAAAATCGATGAGCAATGGACCGTCGGCATGGGCCTGTTCGTGCCCTACGGCGCCAAGCTCGATTACGGCAACAGCTGGAGCGGCCGCTATGCGATCACCAACATCAAGCTCGAAGCCATCGCCCTGAATCCTTCCGTTTCGTTCAAGCTGGACCAGCACCACTCGTTCGGTTTCGGTATCACGGCCGAATACATGAAGGCGGAACTGGGCCAGGCGGTGGACGTGCCGGGTACGGTCAAGGCCCTGAGCGCGAATCCGGTCATCTCGGGGGCTTTCCTGGCGAGTGTAGCTAAGGCGCAAGGCCTGGCTGCCGCGAATGCGGCCGGCATTGCACTGCAGGGCGCCAAGGATGGCCACGCCTCGATGGATGGCAACGACTGGGGTTTCGGCTTCAACTTGGGCTATCTGTACCAGATGAATGAGGGCACGCGCTTCGGTATTTCCTACCGTTCGTCGATTTCGCACAAGCTGAAAGGCGACACGATCTGGGACTTCTCGCAAGTGTCGAACAATGCGGCTGTGAATGGCTTCATCAGCGGTGCATCGGGCAAGGTCAATTCCAAGGCGCTGGTCGAACTGCGCACGCCGGAAACCGTATCGATCAACGCCTTCCACCAGATGGATGATCGTTGGGCCTTGATGGGCGACGTCACATGGACCCGCACTTCGCGTCTGCAGAACCTGGACATCCAGTTCCCGCCGACGGCCGAAGGCGCCGAGCGCATTCGCCAGAACTGGAAAGACACTTACCGCGTCTCGCTGGGTACCAACTACAAGTACAGTGAAAACCTGCTGTTGCGCGCCGGTATCGCCCACGACCAGGCACCGGTACCCAGCGCGGAACTGCGCCACCCGGCCTTGCCGGACAGCGACCGCATGCAGTATTCGGTCGGCGCGAACTGGAAGCTGAACGCCAATTCCTCGATCGACCTGGCCTACAGCTATATCGACTTCAAGGATGCTGACGTCAATTACACAAACGACTGCTCGCCGGTTAAAAAGGGTTGCACCGGCAACGGTGAAACCACCAAGGGCCTGTTCAAGACCCGCATGCAGTTGATCGGTCTCGCTTACAACTACAAGTTCTAAGCAGGTAGTGGCGGCCGACCCGGCCGCCATGAAAGGAAAAAAGCGCCTTCGGGCGCTTTTTTTTGGTGCATGGGTTTTCGGAGGTTGTCGGGTTACGCGCTGCGCGCTAACCCGACCTACCCGACCTGCGCTGCTCAGGTCCTGGCGCGCATGGCCTGGTCCAGCAAGGTCAATGCCAGCCGCACGCTGTCGTCGGGCAGTTCCAGCAACTGATCCCCCACATACCATTCCACCACGCTGTGCCCGGGCAGGGCGGCATGGCTGGCGCGGGCAAACAGCCAGATGCCGTGGTCTTGCGCCACCTGGTTGCGGATGGCGAGGGCGCGCTCGCGCGAGACGGGCAAGTGCAGGTGCAGCATGTTGGCCTGCGGCTGGGCGGGGTTGACGGCGATGTTCGGAAAGTCGCGCAGCAGGGCGTACAGCCACTGCGTGCGTTCGAAATAGCGGGGCATGGCGGCGAGGCGCGCGTCGAACTGCATGGCGGCGGCCACCACGTAGGGAGTGCGGTGCACGATGTTGCCGCCCTGGCGGTGGAACCACGCGCGCGCCCGTTCGACAAAGCCGCGGCTGCCGGCCAGCATGGCGCCACCGAGGCCGCCGATGCCCTTGTACAGCGAGACATACACGGAATCGAAGCCGTCGCAGATGGCGGGCAGCGGCTGGCCAAAACCCGCTTGCGCTTCCCACAGGCGCGCGCCGTCCATGTGCAGGTGGATATTGTGTTCGCGGCAGTGCCGCTTGATGTCGTTCAACTCATCCCAGGACGGGCACTGGCCGCCGATTTCGCGCATCGGCAGTTCGACCTGGACGGCGCCCAGCGCATCGGGCACGGCACGCAAGTCGTCCACCGTCCACGGACGCTG of Janthinobacterium sp. PAMC25594 contains these proteins:
- a CDS encoding outer membrane beta-barrel family protein, which codes for MHKILFHCLAGGSLLVSGAAVQAQTGTGDAVVKPAAAPVSAKAPVAESTPSVSVTAERPTGRIDRQVYDVKSDVGSSNGTAADALNNVPSVAVDPDGSVSLRGSSNVQILIDGKPSAMLQGDARGATLNAMAADDIESVEVINNPGAQFGNEAGGGPILNLVMRRNRKPGGFATVNANAGIAGRYNSSVSGSYNEGPWGYQGGINVRHDGRNSVGEVSRERLERGTDAFAASSQQSTSNGLNDSLGLHGTVNYNLNTNDTLAASVSYNGRSNDQRSLDRYINGDSTGSTIGDYVRSTVRNGDSRNYSWGARYDHKGELPGETLKIDLRVSSSTNESDSDYVNTYAVKPLNAFDSRARQHSETGNRIVDFSGDYERPLAGGTAKLGYKVADNKSSFDTLYTDINPANLAETINPMRSNRFELDERTIALYGSYQMRLTERWGALAGLRAEYTDLNVRQITGGVEAGNNYVNYIPSLFATYKVSDESNLRFSYAHRLRRPSAGDLNPYVIYRDEFNVSAGNPKLKPTQTDSFEIGYETKLFGLESSLRAYHRRDTDAIVDYRYFISDNVLLTTRENGAGSHSSGLEFSVSGKLTPSLTLNTSGNLARSQQTSSDDLGNRSTRTANALSGRARLNYQFDAANQLQLALQMQGKMLSGQGYRSPNNTLNMSWRHTVTPQLSLVMNVTDVFSSNKMETVINSASLRETSTRRFDGRMIYVGLSYRLGGATSAAKEGEREPRFGPPGGRGPGGPGGPGPGGPGGEAG
- a CDS encoding SMI1/KNR4 family protein, translated to MAVAPLAALHRKLFDETDGSKFARLKERLLKKHAPDDRLAVLDILTAYARDGQLLHWRSFLMADIVHLVEGRQHAAFFAWALEQPTLAYWGVDGLLKSTGVEAYAPLVALAASGATRLEVRAKAIKSLAVFSRQPFDQGLPSDPGHWKAEQLRLNAVLAWQADGYPDGAGYKAPVTHETLTRPLSRLEMAATFLERKLALRRQREQDLAQPSNWLTLASAADMAEIDAHWVLPEIYRRFLEWYSPLRVHVDGKRFPQGLHLYGAAELVKAQHGYSVHAVSLRKIAAWPPKLVVIADAGGDPYCVDLEERSIDGDLPVYRAEHGTGGWRFELHTDDFIYFLHEIALAA
- a CDS encoding thymidylate synthase; this translates as MQQYQDLIKTVLETGSWQDNRTGIRTLSVPGAMMRFDLANGNFPAVTTKKLAFKSVIGELCAFLRASRNAAEFRALGCKVWDQNANENAQWLANPYREGEDDLGPVYGVQWRQWPAYKLLAADQPAQIADAQANGFTLIAPLVEDGVQKVLLYKAVDQLRECLDTIMTNPGSRRILFHGWNPAVLDAVTLPACHLLYQFIPNASTREISLCLYVRSNDIGLGTPFNIAEGAALLHLVARLTGYTPRWFTYFIGDAHIYENHLDMVEEQLKRTPFPAPRFVISERVPDYAKTGKYEPEWLEKIEPSDFSLEGYEHHAPIKAAMAV
- a CDS encoding EAL domain-containing protein, producing MNSNNAAVVEMSRADFLKANLRLILAWPLLGLVLCAVLWTATLLQLEAEKKVAQQQALDSVSSLSKAYGQYLLRTLEQMDQLTLQLKYEWENSRGQLRLDQLKTQGMYALPQFAIVAILDRKGHPVTATAPLQQLRVNERSDFLLRHWRSNSSALRIALGKAIAASEATVPGTDESLVHFTRRLEDEDGNFDGVLLISIHSSYFSEFYNSVNFGKFGMSAMVGEEGELFSTRLGARVLPTQNGEGTPFLDTSFLETESGAMHSGGRIAFSDKQSRYVGWQALKAYPFTAVVGLSDGEMLHPYEETRTIYIGIALAVTVLLLAFAAVATVLSLRLAWRHHQSEGVRNAYRMATEGTSDGFYIIAALRGADGSILDFEMVDCNEPGARYFGVRREQLLGMRLQSRAHEPYFRDLIHNYRAAMQSGFSEEEIELPEGNPFKLRWIRRRLVRSGDRLAVTLQDISTAKEHERDLRRLANEDGLTGLPNRYWLQQFLPGALGRAAIAGQMLALLFIDLDGFKDINDTQGHAEGDKVLRAASLRLKAVLRPGDHVVRLGGDEFVVVLDPVEDDSRAEQVAQRIAIAFDEPFYLGSERHKMGASIGISLYPRDGAETEVLLKNADIAMYAVKVAGKGHHRFFQPELFETIRNRRELEQSLVTALEQDQFLVVYQPRVDAMSGQLCSMEALVRWHHPQHGMVPPLEFIPVAESSGLISQLGEVVIEKVCLQMARWQASGLELVPVSINVSARQFGRGDVHQVLASALTRHRIDARLIEVEITESAMMDEQNRAVEQLSAIRALGVRLLVDDFGTGYSSLSQLQKFAMDGLKIDRAFTMELGRSEQGEVFVRAILSMAHALGMSVVAEGVETREQLDILRALQCNEVQGYFISRPVPAEQMLGLMQQRFLIPLPAPVIPPAAP
- a CDS encoding OmpP1/FadL family transporter, whose amino-acid sequence is MASTAQASGYRFGSQSVSAQGTADASGAEAADSSTIFYNPAGLSRLEGTQFVGGGTLVVPHSTFQDKGSFNFTGKPTGGTTKDYVPNAVFAPAVYASKKIDEQWTVGMGLFVPYGAKLDYGNSWSGRYAITNIKLEAIALNPSVSFKLDQHHSFGFGITAEYMKAELGQAVDVPGTVKALSANPVISGAFLASVAKAQGLAAANAAGIALQGAKDGHASMDGNDWGFGFNLGYLYQMNEGTRFGISYRSSISHKLKGDTIWDFSQVSNNAAVNGFISGASGKVNSKALVELRTPETVSINAFHQMDDRWALMGDVTWTRTSRLQNLDIQFPPTAEGAERIRQNWKDTYRVSLGTNYKYSENLLLRAGIAHDQAPVPSAELRHPALPDSDRMQYSVGANWKLNANSSIDLAYSYIDFKDADVNYTNDCSPVKKGCTGNGETTKGLFKTRMQLIGLAYNYKF
- a CDS encoding low specificity L-threonine aldolase — protein: MNELELRQRCHTVLPGHRQPTPAATFAAMAAWCEANDVAHDTYGEGALIERFENKVASLLGFEAAVFCITGTMTQVTALRLACQDRGSRLVALHPTSHILRHERGNHALLDHFKGLMIGDPQRPWTVDDLRAVPDALGAVQVELPMREIGGQCPSWDELNDIKRHCREHNIHLHMDGARLWEAQAGFGQPLPAICDGFDSVYVSLYKGIGGLGGAMLAGSRGFVERARAWFHRQGGNIVHRTPYVVAAAMQFDARLAAMPRYFERTQWLYALLRDFPNIAVNPAQPQANMLHLHLPVSRERALAIRNQVAQDHGIWLFARASHAALPGHSVVEWYVGDQLLELPDDSVRLALTLLDQAMRART